A window of Rhododendron vialii isolate Sample 1 chromosome 11a, ASM3025357v1 contains these coding sequences:
- the LOC131308549 gene encoding transcription factor VIP1, translating into MDFTGKPVAAPPHWTRSDLDRMPDTPTRRAHHRRAHSETFFRFPHDNLLDDDDILLDDVVADFDLASLDITPPLSSMAAADDSSKSKTNKRSSPGAGPAPSHHLRSLSVGADFFEGLEFGDSGKPPTPTGGQQQQQRYHHRHSNSMDGSTSFEAEESSEMMLMDGMKKAMGPDRLAELALLDPKRAKRILANRQSAARSKERKIRYTNELERKVHTLQSEATTLSAQVTMLQRDTTGLTTENKELKLRLQAMEQQAHLRDALNEALREEVQRLKIATGQIPAANGNPFGRGLPPQFPSQPQMFQHFNNNQAQPAQHQQQLHMSQSTTNHQTQSAQPQPSFSDFN; encoded by the exons ATGGACTTCACCGGGAAGCCCGTCGCGGCCCCACCACACTGGACCCGATCCGATCTCGATCGGATGCCCGACACCCCCACCCGCCGGGCCCACCACCGCCGCGCCCACTCCGAGACCTTCTTCCGCTTTCCCCACGACAACCTGCTCGACGACGACGACATCCTCCTCGACGACGTCGTCGCCGACTTCGACCTCGCCTCCCTCGACAtcaccccccctctctcctccatGGCTGCCGCCGACGATTCCTCCAAGTCAAAGACCAACAAGAGGTCGTCGCCGGGGGCGGGGCCCGCGCCCTCCCACCATCTCCGGAGCCTGTCGGTTGGGGCGGACTTCTTCGAGGGGCTGGAGTTCGGCGACAGTGGGAAGCCGCCGACGCCGACGGGGGgtcaacagcagcagcagaggTATCATCACAGGCATAGTAACTCGATGGACGGATCGACGTCGTTTGAAGCGGAGGAGTCGTCGGAGATGATGTTGATGGATGGGATGAAGAAGGCGATGGGGCCTGATCGGCTCGCTGAGCTGGCTTTGCTTGATCCCAAGCGAGCTAaacg gATTCTTGCGAATAGACAATCTGCGGCGCGTTCAAAGGAGAGGAAAATACGCTATACGAATGAGCTGGAGAGGAAAGTGCATACCCTTCAGTCAGAGGCAACTACCCTATCTGCCCAGGTCACTATGCTCCAG AGAGACACTACTGGATTGACCACTGAGAACAAGGAACTAAAGCTGCGGTTACAGGCAATGGAACAACAAGCACATCTTCGAGATG CTCTAAATGAAGCACTGAGGGAAGAAGTGCAGCGGCTAAAGATAGCAACCGGTCAAATACCAGCTGCCAATGGAAACCCCTTTGGTAGAGGGTTACCTCCACAGTTCCCTTCGCAGCCACAGATGTTTCAGCACTTCAACAACAACCAAGCTCAGCCGGCCCAACATCAACAGCAGCTCCACATGTCTCAATCAACAACCAACCACCAGACGCAAAGTGCTCAGCCACAGCCTAGCTTCTCGGATTTCAATTAG
- the LOC131308548 gene encoding serine decarboxylase, giving the protein MSVLSSSSNGKINFDPTAVAPEPLPPVVASDGDDAVIPMKERQIVLGKNVHTTCLEITEPEVDDESTGDKDAFMAGVLARYRKTLIERTKHHLGYPYNLDFDYGALSQLQHFSINNLGDPFIESNYGVHSRQFEVGVLDWFARLWEIEQNDYWGYITNCGTEGNLHGILVGREVFPDGILYASRESHYSVFKAARMYRMDCVKVGTLVTGEIDCADFKAKLLPNKDKPAILNVNIGTTVKGAVDDLDLVIQTLEECGFSHDRFYIHCDGALFGLMMPFVKRAPKVTFKKPIGSVSVSGHKFVGCPMPCGVQLTRIEHINALSRNVEYLASRDATIMGSRNGHAPIFLWYTLNKKGYKGFQKEVQKCLRNAHYIKDRLREEGISAMLNELSSTVVFERPLDEEFVRRWQLACQGNMAHVIVMPNVTIEKLDSFLNELLSKRAIWYKDEKVRPPCLAADIGKENCVCPLHK; this is encoded by the exons ATGTCGGTGCTATCATCCTCATCCAACGGCAAGATAAATTTCGATCCGACGGCCGTCGCTCCGGAGCCTCTGCCCCCGGTCGTGGCCTCGGACGGCGACGATGCCGTCATTCCGATGAAGGAGAGACAGATCGTGCTGGGGAAGAACGTGCACACCACGTGCCTCGAGATCACGGAGCCCGAGGTCGACGACGAGTCGACCGGAGATAAGGATGCCTTTATGGCCGGCGTGTTGGCTAGGTATCGGAAGACCCTCATTGAGAGGACCAAGCACCATTTAG GTTATCCATATAATCTGGACTTCGATTATGGTGCTCTTTCGCAGTTGCAGCATTTCTCCATAAATAACCTTGGTGATCCGTTTATTGAAAGCAACTATGGTGTCCATTCGAGGCAATTTGAAGTGGgtgttttggattggtttgccCGTCTCTGGGAAATAGAACAAAATGATTACTGGGGATACATCACAAATTGTGGAACAGAAGGCAATCTTCATGGAATCCTAGTTGG GAGAGAAGTATTTCCAGATGGAATTTTGTACGCATCTCGAGAATCGCACTATTCGGTCTTCAAAGCTGCACGAATGTACAGAATGGATTGTGTCAAGGTCGGCACTCTGGTGACTGGGGAGATTGATTGTGCAGATTTCAAAGCTAAGTTGCTTCCTAACAAGGACAAACCAGCCATCCTCAACGTGAACATAG GAACTACTGTTAAAGGAGCCGTTGATGATCTTGATCTCGTCATACAGACTCTTGAAGAATGTGGCTTCTCGCATGATCGATTCTATATTCACTGTGATGGAGCTTTATTCGGGCTTATGATGCCATTTGTCAAACGC GCACCGAAGGTAACATTTAAGAAGCCCATAGGGAGTGTGAGTGTTTCTGGCCACAAGTTTGTCGGATGTCCTATGCCTTGTGGTGTCCAGTTGACaaggattgagcacatcaatgCCCTTTCAAGGAATGTTGAGTACCTTGCTTCAAGGGATGCCACCATCATGGGAAGCCGCAATGGTCATGCTCCAATCTTCCTTTGGTACACCCTTAACAAAAAGGGTTACAAAGGGTTCCAGAAAGAAGTCCAGAAGTGCCTCAGGAACGCTCACTACATAAAGGACCGTCTTAGGGAAGAAGGTATTAGTGCTATGCTCAATGAGCTGAGCAGCACGGTGGTGTTTGAGCGTCCTCTGGATGAGGAATTTGTCAGGCGTTGGCAACTTGCTTGCCAGGGGAATATGGCACACGTCATTGTCATGCCCAACGTCACCATTGAGAAACTCGATAGCTTCTTGAATGAGTTGCTTTCAAAACGCGCAATCTGGTATAAAGATGAAAAAGTTCGACCTCCTTGTCTTGCAGCAGATATAGGGAAGGAGAATTGTGTTTGCCCTCTTCACAAGTGA
- the LOC131308550 gene encoding WD repeat-containing protein PCN-like, with amino-acid sequence MLELYKTSSVQWKPSPVVALATSLDDSQVAAARDDGSLEIWLVSPGSVGWHCQLTIHGNSDSRVSSLVWCQSCSTGLPPGRLFSSNIDGSVSHWDLFDLTEKVALDSIGVSIWQMAAAPIISSPHHTKDDTLLIENGHANDKIGDDDYPETSESEDDSDLVELHGQPTSENRLVALACDDGCVRIYSISDSDKLIYVKSLTRVSGRVLSVTWSPDGNSIYSGSSDGIIRCWDAKLAHEIYRITVGSGGSGSGRDLCIWSLLALRCGTLVSGDSNGNVQFWDSQHGTLLQAQSCHKGEVNALAASPSHNRVFSAGSDGQVILYTLSSETVGSGDGNSSAEVMKRWVYVGYVRVHTHDVRALTVAVPICQEELLPEENVKRVRGREKPIDLGYHKWAHLGVPMLISAGDDTKLFAYSVKEFTKFSPHDICPAPQRVPIQLALNTVFDQSPLLLVQASYWLDIISVRVKSGVVPGMVSGPSGGLAKTDLLVRVKSRAAQKINCSTVSTSGLLFAYSDHVEPHMFKLKRSKVGKKAWKERYLLLPSNLPFAHSMVFTFDASQLIIAGHDRRIYVVDVESAKLLHAFSPCRREHDEQLPPTEPPITKLFISSDGQWLAAINCFGDIYIFNLEIRRQHWFISRLDGASVTAGSFSPRNSNVLIISTSSNQVYVFDVEAKQLGEWSMRHTFVLPRRYQEFPGEVIGLSFPPSSNSSSVVIYSSRAMCLIDFGLPVDRDDDNDLVNGHEATFKKLRNSPMNGKLKRTLKRNALDMKHNDKRNFEFVDFREGPVLFVGHLSKNSVLIIYKRWMEVVKTLDTAPVHRHIYGT; translated from the exons ATGCTGGAGCTTTACAAGACCAGCTCCGTCCAGTGGAAGCCGTCGCCGGTCGTAGCCCTAGCCACCAGCCTCGACGACTCCCAAGTCGCCGCCGCCCGCGACGACGGCTCCCTCGAGATTTGGCTCGTCTCTCCCGGCTCCGTCGGCTGGCACTGCCAACTT aCAATACATGGGAACAGCGATTCGAGGGTTTCCTCCCTTGTGTGGTGTCAATCCTGCTCGACCGGTTTGCCGCCAGGTCGGTTGTTTTCGTCGAACATTGACGGTTCGGTTTCGCATTGGGATCTGTTTGATTTGACAGAGAAG GTTGCGCTAGATTCAATTGGTGTCTCAATTTGGCAGATGGCTGCGGCACCTATTATCAGTTCACCCCATCATACAAAGGATGACACCCTGCTCATTGAAAATGGCCATGCTAATGATAAAATTGGCGATGATGATTACCCTGAAACAAGTGAGAGTGAAGATGACAGTGACTTGGTTGAGCTTCATGGACAACCAACCAGTGAAAATAGGCTCGTGGCACTTGCTTGCGATGACGGTTGCGTACGCATATATAGTATCTCTGACTCTGATAAGTTAATTTATGTGAAATCGTTGACACGGGTCAGTG GGCGTGTTCTAAGTGTGACCTGGAGTCCTGATGGAAATTCAATATATTCAGGGAGTAGTGATGG GATTATCCGATGCTGGGATGCTAAATTGGCTCATGAGATCTATAGGATTACAGTTGGCTCTGGAGGTTCAGGTAGCGGACGTGATCTTTGCATATGGTCGTTACTTGCACTGAG GTGTGGGACTCTTGTTAGTGGAGACAGTAATGGTAATGTTCAGTTTTGGGATAGTCAGCATGGAACGCTTTTGCAGGCGCAATCTTGTCACAAGGGTGAAGTCAATGCACTGGCAGCATCTCCTAGCCATAACAGGGTATTCTCTGCCGGTTCTGATGGTCAG GTTATACTTTATACACTGTCCAGTGAAACAGTTGGATCTGGTGATGGCAATTCTTCGGCAGAAGTGATGAAGAGATGGGTCTATGTTGGTTATGTCAGAGTTCATACACATGATGTGAGGGCCTTGACGGTTGCAGTGCCAATATGTCAAGAAG AACTGTTGCCTGAAGAAAATGTGAAAAGGGTTCGTGGTAGGGAGAAGCCTATTGATCTTGGTTACCATAAGTGGGCCCATCTGGGAGTTCCAATGCTTATCTCAGCCGGTGATGACACTAAGCTCTTTGCTTATTCTGTGAAGGAGTTCACCAAGTTCTCTCCACATGATATCTGCCCTGCACCACAGAGGGTTCCCATTCAACTGGCACTGAATACGGTCTTTGATCAATCACCTTTGCTACTAGTACAGGCTTCTTATTGGTTAGATATTATCAGTGTTCGTGTAAAGAGTGGGGTGGTACCTGGTATGGTTTCTGGTCCTTCCGGTGGTCTTGCAAAGACGGATTTGCTAGTCCGGGTGAAGAGTAGGGCAGCTCAAAAGATCAATTGCAGCACCGTTTCTACCTCGGGATTGCTTTTTGCTTATTCAGACCATGTGGAACCCCACATGTTCAAATTAAAGAGGTCTAAGGTTGGAAAAAAAGCGTGGAAAGAGAGATATCTTTTGCTTCCTTCAAATCTACCGTTTGCACATTCAATGGTTTTCACCTTTGACGCTTCACAGTTGATAATAGCAGGGCATGATAGAAGAATATAC GTTGTGGATGTGGAAAGTGCAAAATTACTACATGCCTTTTCACCTTGCCGTAGGGAGCATGATGAGCAACTGCCACCTACGGAGCCTCCCATAACAAAACTGTTTATCAGTTCTGATGGGCAGTGGCTAGCTGCTATCAACTGCTTTGgagatatttatatatttaatctaGAGATACGAAG GCAGCACTGGTTCATATCTAGATTGGATGGTGCCTCTGTAACAGCTGGCAGTTTTAGTCCCCGGAACAGCAATGTGCTTATCATTTCCACCTCTTCAAACCAAGTTTATGTATTTGATGTGGAGGCCAAGCAGTTGGGGGAATGGTCCATGCGACACACATTTGTTCTGCCCAGGAGATACCAAGAATTTCCTGGGGAAGTTATTGGGCTTTCATTTCCACCGTCCTCAAATTCGTCATCTGTTGTCATCTACAGTTCTAG gGCAATGTGCTTGATTGACTTTGGGTTGCCAGTTGATCGCGATGATGATAATGACTTGGTAAACGGACATGAGGCAACATTCAAGAAGTTACGAAATTCTCCCATGAACGGAAAATTGAAACGGACATTGAAACGCAATGCATTGGATATGAAACACAATGACAAAAggaattttgaatttgttgaTTTCCGGGAGGGCCCTGTTTTATTTGTTGGAcatctttcaaaaaattctgTCTTGATCATATACAAACGGTGGATGGAAGTGGTAAAAACTTTGGACACCGCACCTGTTCACAGACAcatttatgggacatga